Proteins encoded by one window of Acinonyx jubatus isolate Ajub_Pintada_27869175 chromosome X, VMU_Ajub_asm_v1.0, whole genome shotgun sequence:
- the KDM5C gene encoding lysine-specific demethylase 5C isoform X5: MEPGSDDFLPPPECPVFEPSWAEFRDPLGYIAKIRPIAEKSGICKIRPPADWQPPFAVEVDNFRFTPRIQRLNELEAQTRVKLNYLDQIAKFWEIQGSSLKIPNVERRILDLYSLSKIVVEEGGYEAICKDRRWARVAQRLNYPPGKNIGSLLRSHYERIVYPYEMYQSGANLVQCNTRPFDNEEKDKEYKPHSIPLRQSVQPSKFNSYGRRAKRLQPDPEPTEEDIEKNPELKKLQIYGAGPKMMGLGLMAKDKTLRKKDKEGPECPPTVVVKEESGGDVKVESTSPKTFLESKEELSHSPEPCTKMTMRLRRNHSNAQFIESYVCRMCSRGDEDDKLLLCDGCDDNYHIFCLLPPLPEIPKGVWRCPKCVMAECKRPPEAFGFEQATREYTLQSFGEMADSFKADYFNMPVHMVPTELVEKEFWRLVNSIEEDVTVEYGADIHSKEFGSGFPVSDSKRHLTPEEEEYATSGWNLNVMPVLEQSVLCHINADISGMKVPWLYVGMVFSAFCWHIEDHWSYSINYLHWGEPKTWYGVPSLAAEHLEEVMKKLTPELFDSQPDLLHQLVTLMNPNTLMSHGVPVVRTNQCAGEFVITFPRAYHSGFNQGYNFAEAVNFCTADWLPAGRQCIEHYRRLRRYCVFSHEELICKMAACPEKLDLNLAAAVHKEMFIMVQEERRLRKALLEKGITEAEREAFELLPDDERQCIKCKTTCFLSALACYDCPDGLVCLSHINDLCKCSSSRQYLRYRYTLDELPAMLHKLKVRAESFDTWANKVRVALEVEDGRKRSLEELRALESEARERRFPNSELLQQLKNCLSEAEACVSRALGLVSGQEAGPHRVAGLQMTLAELRAFLDQMNNLPCAMHQIGDVKGILEQVEAYQAEAREALASLPSSPGLLQSLLERGQLLGVEVPEAQQLQRQVEQARWLDEVKRTLAPSARRGTLAVMRGLLVAGASVAPSPAVDKARAELQELLTIAERWEEKAHLCLEARQKHPPATLEAIIHEAENIPVHLPNIQALKEALAKARAWIADVDEIQNGDHYPCLDDLEGLVAVGRDLPVGLEELRQLELQVLTAHSWREKASKTFLKRNSCYTLLEVLCPCADAGSDSTKRSRWMEKELGLYKSDTELLGLSAQDLRDPGSVIVAFKEGEQKEKEGILQLRRTNSAKPSPLASSTTASSATSVCVCGQVPAGVGALQCDLCQDWFHGRCVSVPRLLSSPRPSPTSSPLLAWWEWDTKFLCPLCMRSRRPRLETILALLVALQRLPVRLPEGEALQCLTERAISWQGRARQALASEDVTALLGRLAELRQRLQAEPRPEEPPTYPSAPASDPLREGSGKDMPKVQGLLENGDSVTSPEKVAPGEGSDLELLSSLLPQLTGPVLELPEATRAPLEELMLEGDLLEVTLDENHSIWQLLQAGQPPDMERIRTLLELEKAERHGSRARGRALERRRRRKVDRGGEGDDPAREELEPKRVRSSGPEAEEAQEEEELEEETGGEGPPQPLPTTGSPSTQENQNGLEPALGATSGPSAPFSTLTPRLHVPCPQQPPQQQL; encoded by the exons ATGGAGCCGGGGTCCGACGACTTCCTACCGCCGCCGGAGTGCCCGGTGTTCGAGCCTAGCTGGGCCGAGTTCCGAGACCCTCTTGGCTACATCGCGAAAATCCGGCCCATCGCCGAGAAGTCGGGAATTTGCAAGATCCGCCCACCCGCG GACTGGCAGCCACCCTTTGCTGTAGAAGTGGACAACTTCAGGTTTACTCCCCGAATCCAGAGGCTGAATGAACTAGAG GCCCAGACAAGAGTGAAGCTGAACTATTTGGACCAGATTGCCAAATTCTGGGAAATCCAGGGCTCCTCCTTAAAAATTCCCAATGTAGAACGGCGGATCTTGGACCTCTACAGCCTCAGCAAA ATCGTGGTGGAGGAAGGTGGCTATGAAGCCATCTGCAAAGACCGTCGGTGGGCCCGGGTGGCCCAGCGCCTCAACTACCCACCAGGCAAAAACATTGGTTCCCTGCTACGCTCCCACTATGAACGCATCGTTTACCCCTATGAGATGTACCAGTCTGGAGCCAACCTGGTG CAGTGCAACACACGTCCATTTGATAATGAGGAAAAGGACAAGGAATACAAACCCCACAGTATCCCCCTTCGACAGTCCGTGCAACCTTCCAAGTTCAATAGCTATGGCCGGCGGGCCAAGAGACTGCAGCCTGAT ccGGAACCCACGGAAGAAGACATTGAAAAGAATCCGGAACTGAAGAAGCTACAGATCTATGGGGCAGGCCCCAAGATGATGGGCCTGGGCCTCATGGCCAAGGATAAGACTCTGCGGAAGAAAG ATAAGGAAGGGCCTGAGTGTCCCCCCACcgtagtggtgaaggaggagtCAGGCGGGGATGTGAAGGTGGAGTCAACCTCACCTAAGACCTTCCTGGAGAGCAAGGAGGAGCTGAGTCACAGCCCAGAGCCCTGCACCAAGATGACCATGAGACTGCGGAGGAACCACAGCAATGCCCAGTTT ATCGAGTCCTATGTTTGCCGGATGTGTTCCCGAGGGGATGAGGATGACAAGCTTCTGCTGTGTGATGGCTGTGATGACAACTACCACATCTTCTGCCTGCTGCCTCCTCTGCCTGAGATTCCCAAGGGTGTCTGGAGGTGCCCAAAGTGTGTCATGGCG GAGTGTAAGCGCCCCCCTGAAGCCTTTGGCTTTGAGCAGGCTACCCGGGAATACACTCTGCAGAGCTTTGGCGAGATGGCTGACTCATTTAAAGCCGATTACTTCAACATGCCTGTGCAC ATGGTGCCCACAGAACTCGTGGAGAAGGAGTTCTGGCGGTTGGTAAACAGCATTGAGGAAGATGTGACTGTTGAGTATGGGGCTGACATCCATTCCAAAGAATTTGGTAGCGGTTTCCCCGTCAGTGACAGTAAGCGGCACCTAACCCCTGAGGAGGAG GAGTATGCTACCAGTGGTTGGAACCTGAATGTGATGCCAGTGTTGGAGCAGTCTGTACTATGCCACATCAATGCAGATATTTCTGGCATGAAGGTGCCCTGGCTCTATGTGGGCATGGTCTTTTCAGCCTTTTGCTGGCATATTGAGGATCACTGGAGTTACTCCATTAACTACCTCCATTG GGGTGAGCCGAAGACCTGGTATGGGGTACCCTCACTTGCAGCAGAACATTTGGAAGAGGTGATGAAGAAGCTGACACCTGAGCTCTTTGATAGCCAGCCTGACCTCCTGCACCAACTTGTCACCCTCATGAATCCCAATACCCTCATGTCCCATGGTGTGCCG GTTGTCCGTACAAACCAGTGTGCAGGAGAATTTGTCATTACCTTCCCTCGTGCTTACCACAGTGGCTTCAACCAAGGCTACAACTTTGCGGAGGCTGTCAACTTTTGCACTGCTGACTGG TTGCCAGCTGGGCGCCAATGCATTGAGCACTACCGCCGGCTCCGAAGATACTGTGTCTTCTCCCATGAGGAGCTCATCTGTAAGATGGCTGCCTGCCCAGAGAAGCTGGACCTGAACCTGGCCGCAGCTGTGCATAAGGAGATGTTCATCATGGTGCAGGAGGAACGGCGTCTACGAAAGGCCCTGCTTGAAAAG GGCATCACGGAAGCTGAGCGAGAGGCTTTCGAGCTACTCCCAGATGATGAGCGCCAATGCATCAAGTGCAAGACCACATGCTTCCTGTCAGCTCTGGCCTGCTACGACTGCCCGGACGGGCTTGTCTGCCTTTCCCACATCAATGACCTCTGCAAGTGCTCCAGTAGCCGGCAGTACCTGCG GTATCGATACACCTTGGATGAGCTCCCTGCTATGCTGCATAAACTGAAGGTTCGGGCCGAGTCCTTTGACACCTGGGCCAACAAAGTTCGAGTGGCCCTGGAGGTGGAGGATGGGCGGAAGCGCA gCCTTGAAGAGCTGAGGGCACTAGAGTCTGAGGCCCGTGAACGGAGGTTTCCTAACAGTGAGCTGCTGCAGCAACTGAAGAACTGCCTGAGTGAGGCAGAGGCCTGCGTGTCCCGGGCTCTGGGACTAGTCAGCGGCCAGGAAGCAGG CCCCCACAGGGTGGCTGGTCTACAGATGACCCTGGCTGAGCTCCGGGCATTTCTGGACCAGATGAACAACCTGCCTTGTGCCATGCACCAGATTGGGGATGTCAAG GGTATTCTGGAACAGGTGGAGGCCTACCAGGCTGAGGCCCGTGAGGCCCTGGCCTCGCTGCCCTCCAGTCCAGGGCTACTGCAGTCCCTGTTGGAGAGGGGGCAGCTGCTAGGGGTGGAGGTGCCCGAGGCCCAGCAGCTCCAGCGGCAGGTGGAACAGGCACGATGGCTGGATGAGGTGAAGCGCACGCTGGCCCCCTCAGCCCGGAGGGGCACCCTGGCTGTCATGCGGGGACTTTTGGTCGCGGGTGCTAGCGTAGCCCCTAGCCCTGCTGTGGACAAAGCCCGGGCTGAGCTGCAGGAGCTGCTGACCATTGCTGAACGCTGGGAGGAGAAAGCCCACCTCTGCTTGGAGGCCAG GCAGAAGCATCCACCAGCCACACTCGAGGCCATAATCCATGAGGCAGAAAACATCCCTGTTCACTTGCCCAACATCCAGGCTCTCAAGGAGGCTCTTGCTAAGGCCCGGGCCTGGATTGCTGATGTGGATGAGATCCAA AATGGTGACCACTACCCCTGCTTGGATGACTTAGAGGGCCTGGTGGCTGTGGGCCGGGACCTACCTGTGGGCTTGGAGGAGCTGAGACAGCTAGAGCTGCAGGTACTGACGGCACACTCCTGGAGGGAGAAGGCATCCAAGACTTTCCTCAAGAGGAATTCCTGCTACACGCTGCTGGAG GTGCTCTGCCCGTGTGCAGACGCCGGCTCAGACAGCACCAAGCGCAGCCGGTGGATGGAGAAGGAGCTGGGGTTGTACAAATCTGACACGGAGCTGCTGGGACTGTCTGCACAGGacctcagggacccaggctctgtG ATCGTGGCCTTCAAGGAGGGGgaacagaaggagaaggagggtaTCCTGCAGCTGCGTCGCACCAACTCCGCCAAGCCCAGTCCACTGGCATCATCGACCACAGCTTCCTCTGCAACCTCCGTCTGTGTGTGTGGGCAGGTGCCGGCCGGGGTGGGAGCTCTGCAGTGTGACCTGTGTCAGGACTGGTTCCATGGGCGATGTGTGTCGGTACCCCGCCTCCTCAGCTCCCCAAGGCCCAGTCCCACCTCGTCCCCGCTGCTGGCCTGGTGGGAGTGGGACACCAAATTCTTGTGTCCGCTGTGCATGCGCTCACGGCGCCCCCGCCTGGAGACCATCCTGGCACTGCTGGTAGCCCTGCAGAGACTGCCTGTGCGGCTGCCTGAGGGCGAGGCCCTGCAGTGTCTCACAGAGAGGGCCATCAGCTGGCAAGGCCGTGCCAGGCAGGCTTTGGCCTCTGAGGATGTGACTGCTCTGTTGGGACGGCTGGCCGAGCTTCGCCAGCGGCTGCAGGCTGAACCCAGGCCTGAGGAACCCCCTACCTACCCTTCAGCCCCTGCCTCTGACCCTCTCAGAGAAGGCAGTGGCAAGGATATGCCCAAG GTCCAGGGGTTGCTGGAGAACGGAGACAGTGTGACCAGTCCTGAGAAGGTAGCCCCCGGGGAGGGCTCAG ACCTGGAGCTGCTTTCCTCGCTGTTGCCACAGTTGACTGGCCCTGTGTTGGAGCTGCCTGAGGCAACTCGGGCCCCTCTAGAGGAGCTTATGTTAGAAGGGGACCTGCTTGAGGTGACCCTGGATGAAAACCACAGCATTTGGCAGCTATTGCAGGCTGGGCAGCCTCCAGACATGGAGCGGATCCGCACACTTCTAGAG CTGGAAAAGGCAGAGCGCCATGGGAGCCGGGCACGGGGCCGGGCGTTGGAGAGGCGGCGACGGCGGAAGGTGGATCGGGGTGGGGAGGGCGATGACCCAGCCCGAGAGGAGCTAGAGCCAAAGAGGGTACGGAGCTCAGGGCCAGAGGCtgaggaggcccaggaggaggaggagctggaggaggagactGGGGGTGAgggccccccccaacccctgcccaccACTGGCAGCCCCAGCACCCAGGAGAACCAGAATGGCTTGGAGCCGGCACTAGGGGCCACTTCAGGCCCCTCGGCCCCTTTCTCTACTCTGACTCCTAGGCTGCATGTGCCCTGCCCACAGCAGCCACCTCAGCAACAGTTGTGA
- the KDM5C gene encoding lysine-specific demethylase 5C isoform X15, producing MCSRGDEDDKLLLCDGCDDNYHIFCLLPPLPEIPKGVWRCPKCVMAECKRPPEAFGFEQATREYTLQSFGEMADSFKADYFNMPVHMVPTELVEKEFWRLVNSIEEDVTVEYGADIHSKEFGSGFPVSDSKRHLTPEEEEYATSGWNLNVMPVLEQSVLCHINADISGMKVPWLYVGMVFSAFCWHIEDHWSYSINYLHWGEPKTWYGVPSLAAEHLEEVMKKLTPELFDSQPDLLHQLVTLMNPNTLMSHGVPVVRTNQCAGEFVITFPRAYHSGFNQGYNFAEAVNFCTADWLPAGRQCIEHYRRLRRYCVFSHEELICKMAACPEKLDLNLAAAVHKEMFIMVQEERRLRKALLEKGITEAEREAFELLPDDERQCIKCKTTCFLSALACYDCPDGLVCLSHINDLCKCSSSRQYLRYRYTLDELPAMLHKLKVRAESFDTWANKVRVALEVEDGRKRSLEELRALESEARERRFPNSELLQQLKNCLSEAEACVSRALGLVSGQEAGPHRVAGLQMTLAELRAFLDQMNNLPCAMHQIGDVKGILEQVEAYQAEAREALASLPSSPGLLQSLLERGQLLGVEVPEAQQLQRQVEQARWLDEVKRTLAPSARRGTLAVMRGLLVAGASVAPSPAVDKARAELQELLTIAERWEEKAHLCLEARQKHPPATLEAIIHEAENIPVHLPNIQALKEALAKARAWIADVDEIQNGDHYPCLDDLEGLVAVGRDLPVGLEELRQLELQVLTAHSWREKASKTFLKRNSCYTLLEVLCPCADAGSDSTKRSRWMEKELGLYKSDTELLGLSAQDLRDPGSVIVAFKEGEQKEKEGILQLRRTNSAKPSPLASSTTASSATSVCVCGQVPAGVGALQCDLCQDWFHGRCVSVPRLLSSPRPSPTSSPLLAWWEWDTKFLCPLCMRSRRPRLETILALLVALQRLPVRLPEGEALQCLTERAISWQGRARQALASEDVTALLGRLAELRQRLQAEPRPEEPPTYPSAPASDPLREGSGKDMPKVQGLLENGDSVTSPEKVAPGEGSVVGIQPGAVSNPACPRNPPDLELLSSLLPQLTGPVLELPEATRAPLEELMLEGDLLEVTLDENHSIWQLLQAGQPPDMERIRTLLELEKAERHGSRARGRALERRRRRKVDRGGEGDDPAREELEPKRVRSSGPEAEEAQEEEELEEETGGEGPPQPLPTTGSPSTQENQNGLEPALGATSGPSAPFSTLTPRLHVPCPQQPPQQQL from the exons ATGTGTTCCCGAGGGGATGAGGATGACAAGCTTCTGCTGTGTGATGGCTGTGATGACAACTACCACATCTTCTGCCTGCTGCCTCCTCTGCCTGAGATTCCCAAGGGTGTCTGGAGGTGCCCAAAGTGTGTCATGGCG GAGTGTAAGCGCCCCCCTGAAGCCTTTGGCTTTGAGCAGGCTACCCGGGAATACACTCTGCAGAGCTTTGGCGAGATGGCTGACTCATTTAAAGCCGATTACTTCAACATGCCTGTGCAC ATGGTGCCCACAGAACTCGTGGAGAAGGAGTTCTGGCGGTTGGTAAACAGCATTGAGGAAGATGTGACTGTTGAGTATGGGGCTGACATCCATTCCAAAGAATTTGGTAGCGGTTTCCCCGTCAGTGACAGTAAGCGGCACCTAACCCCTGAGGAGGAG GAGTATGCTACCAGTGGTTGGAACCTGAATGTGATGCCAGTGTTGGAGCAGTCTGTACTATGCCACATCAATGCAGATATTTCTGGCATGAAGGTGCCCTGGCTCTATGTGGGCATGGTCTTTTCAGCCTTTTGCTGGCATATTGAGGATCACTGGAGTTACTCCATTAACTACCTCCATTG GGGTGAGCCGAAGACCTGGTATGGGGTACCCTCACTTGCAGCAGAACATTTGGAAGAGGTGATGAAGAAGCTGACACCTGAGCTCTTTGATAGCCAGCCTGACCTCCTGCACCAACTTGTCACCCTCATGAATCCCAATACCCTCATGTCCCATGGTGTGCCG GTTGTCCGTACAAACCAGTGTGCAGGAGAATTTGTCATTACCTTCCCTCGTGCTTACCACAGTGGCTTCAACCAAGGCTACAACTTTGCGGAGGCTGTCAACTTTTGCACTGCTGACTGG TTGCCAGCTGGGCGCCAATGCATTGAGCACTACCGCCGGCTCCGAAGATACTGTGTCTTCTCCCATGAGGAGCTCATCTGTAAGATGGCTGCCTGCCCAGAGAAGCTGGACCTGAACCTGGCCGCAGCTGTGCATAAGGAGATGTTCATCATGGTGCAGGAGGAACGGCGTCTACGAAAGGCCCTGCTTGAAAAG GGCATCACGGAAGCTGAGCGAGAGGCTTTCGAGCTACTCCCAGATGATGAGCGCCAATGCATCAAGTGCAAGACCACATGCTTCCTGTCAGCTCTGGCCTGCTACGACTGCCCGGACGGGCTTGTCTGCCTTTCCCACATCAATGACCTCTGCAAGTGCTCCAGTAGCCGGCAGTACCTGCG GTATCGATACACCTTGGATGAGCTCCCTGCTATGCTGCATAAACTGAAGGTTCGGGCCGAGTCCTTTGACACCTGGGCCAACAAAGTTCGAGTGGCCCTGGAGGTGGAGGATGGGCGGAAGCGCA gCCTTGAAGAGCTGAGGGCACTAGAGTCTGAGGCCCGTGAACGGAGGTTTCCTAACAGTGAGCTGCTGCAGCAACTGAAGAACTGCCTGAGTGAGGCAGAGGCCTGCGTGTCCCGGGCTCTGGGACTAGTCAGCGGCCAGGAAGCAGG CCCCCACAGGGTGGCTGGTCTACAGATGACCCTGGCTGAGCTCCGGGCATTTCTGGACCAGATGAACAACCTGCCTTGTGCCATGCACCAGATTGGGGATGTCAAG GGTATTCTGGAACAGGTGGAGGCCTACCAGGCTGAGGCCCGTGAGGCCCTGGCCTCGCTGCCCTCCAGTCCAGGGCTACTGCAGTCCCTGTTGGAGAGGGGGCAGCTGCTAGGGGTGGAGGTGCCCGAGGCCCAGCAGCTCCAGCGGCAGGTGGAACAGGCACGATGGCTGGATGAGGTGAAGCGCACGCTGGCCCCCTCAGCCCGGAGGGGCACCCTGGCTGTCATGCGGGGACTTTTGGTCGCGGGTGCTAGCGTAGCCCCTAGCCCTGCTGTGGACAAAGCCCGGGCTGAGCTGCAGGAGCTGCTGACCATTGCTGAACGCTGGGAGGAGAAAGCCCACCTCTGCTTGGAGGCCAG GCAGAAGCATCCACCAGCCACACTCGAGGCCATAATCCATGAGGCAGAAAACATCCCTGTTCACTTGCCCAACATCCAGGCTCTCAAGGAGGCTCTTGCTAAGGCCCGGGCCTGGATTGCTGATGTGGATGAGATCCAA AATGGTGACCACTACCCCTGCTTGGATGACTTAGAGGGCCTGGTGGCTGTGGGCCGGGACCTACCTGTGGGCTTGGAGGAGCTGAGACAGCTAGAGCTGCAGGTACTGACGGCACACTCCTGGAGGGAGAAGGCATCCAAGACTTTCCTCAAGAGGAATTCCTGCTACACGCTGCTGGAG GTGCTCTGCCCGTGTGCAGACGCCGGCTCAGACAGCACCAAGCGCAGCCGGTGGATGGAGAAGGAGCTGGGGTTGTACAAATCTGACACGGAGCTGCTGGGACTGTCTGCACAGGacctcagggacccaggctctgtG ATCGTGGCCTTCAAGGAGGGGgaacagaaggagaaggagggtaTCCTGCAGCTGCGTCGCACCAACTCCGCCAAGCCCAGTCCACTGGCATCATCGACCACAGCTTCCTCTGCAACCTCCGTCTGTGTGTGTGGGCAGGTGCCGGCCGGGGTGGGAGCTCTGCAGTGTGACCTGTGTCAGGACTGGTTCCATGGGCGATGTGTGTCGGTACCCCGCCTCCTCAGCTCCCCAAGGCCCAGTCCCACCTCGTCCCCGCTGCTGGCCTGGTGGGAGTGGGACACCAAATTCTTGTGTCCGCTGTGCATGCGCTCACGGCGCCCCCGCCTGGAGACCATCCTGGCACTGCTGGTAGCCCTGCAGAGACTGCCTGTGCGGCTGCCTGAGGGCGAGGCCCTGCAGTGTCTCACAGAGAGGGCCATCAGCTGGCAAGGCCGTGCCAGGCAGGCTTTGGCCTCTGAGGATGTGACTGCTCTGTTGGGACGGCTGGCCGAGCTTCGCCAGCGGCTGCAGGCTGAACCCAGGCCTGAGGAACCCCCTACCTACCCTTCAGCCCCTGCCTCTGACCCTCTCAGAGAAGGCAGTGGCAAGGATATGCCCAAG GTCCAGGGGTTGCTGGAGAACGGAGACAGTGTGACCAGTCCTGAGAAGGTAGCCCCCGGGGAGGGCTCAG TGGTGGGGATACAACCAGGAGCAGTCTCTAACCCAGCCTGTCCCCGCAACCCACCAGACCTGGAGCTGCTTTCCTCGCTGTTGCCACAGTTGACTGGCCCTGTGTTGGAGCTGCCTGAGGCAACTCGGGCCCCTCTAGAGGAGCTTATGTTAGAAGGGGACCTGCTTGAGGTGACCCTGGATGAAAACCACAGCATTTGGCAGCTATTGCAGGCTGGGCAGCCTCCAGACATGGAGCGGATCCGCACACTTCTAGAG CTGGAAAAGGCAGAGCGCCATGGGAGCCGGGCACGGGGCCGGGCGTTGGAGAGGCGGCGACGGCGGAAGGTGGATCGGGGTGGGGAGGGCGATGACCCAGCCCGAGAGGAGCTAGAGCCAAAGAGGGTACGGAGCTCAGGGCCAGAGGCtgaggaggcccaggaggaggaggagctggaggaggagactGGGGGTGAgggccccccccaacccctgcccaccACTGGCAGCCCCAGCACCCAGGAGAACCAGAATGGCTTGGAGCCGGCACTAGGGGCCACTTCAGGCCCCTCGGCCCCTTTCTCTACTCTGACTCCTAGGCTGCATGTGCCCTGCCCACAGCAGCCACCTCAGCAACAGTTGTGA